Proteins from one Candidatus Hydrogenedentota bacterium genomic window:
- the folE gene encoding GTP cyclohydrolase I FolE yields the protein MNKDRVIELVRELLIEIGEDPEREGLLKTPARVAQAWAFLTSGYRLNVDDIINQAVFKAESNNMIISRDIEVYSLCEHHLLPFFGRCHIGYIAQKKVLGLSKLARLVDFFARRLQIQERLTAQIARAVMDATRAEGVGVVIECRHLCTMMRGVEKQNNVMTTSSVLGSFHDDAITRQEFLSLIRRQE from the coding sequence ATGAACAAAGACCGCGTCATTGAACTCGTCCGCGAATTGCTCATTGAAATCGGCGAAGACCCGGAGCGCGAGGGCTTGCTGAAGACGCCCGCGCGCGTCGCCCAGGCTTGGGCGTTTCTCACATCGGGCTACCGCTTGAACGTGGACGACATCATTAATCAGGCCGTTTTCAAGGCCGAATCGAACAACATGATTATCTCGCGCGATATCGAGGTCTACAGTCTCTGCGAGCATCATCTGCTGCCCTTCTTCGGGCGCTGTCACATCGGCTATATCGCGCAGAAGAAGGTCCTCGGCCTCAGCAAGCTCGCGCGGCTCGTCGATTTCTTCGCGCGGCGGCTCCAGATCCAGGAACGGCTCACCGCGCAAATCGCGCGCGCCGTCATGGACGCTACCCGCGCCGAAGGCGTCGGCGTCGTCATAGAATGCCGCCACCTCTGCACCATGATGCGCGGCGTCGAAAAGCAGAACAACGTGATGACAACGTCGTCCGTGCTGGGAAGTTTTCACGACGACGCAATTACACGGCAGGAGTTTCTCAGCCTGATCCGGCGGCAGGAGTGA
- the folK gene encoding 2-amino-4-hydroxy-6-hydroxymethyldihydropteridine diphosphokinase, whose translation MSPLERQTTTAYVAVGSNIEPETHIVAALDRLRDAVIVTGISTFYVTAPIDRPEQQDYLNGAVAVECPTGARALKYDTLRPIEAALGRVRSADRYAARTIDLDIMLFGDLTSREPGLALPDPDLRTRPFLLAAVAELAPGYIMPDTGEPLAVLLGNAGRAQLKPAVAFTRSLRERFGL comes from the coding sequence ATGTCTCCTCTTGAGAGACAGACCACGACCGCGTATGTGGCCGTGGGCTCGAACATCGAGCCCGAAACGCACATCGTCGCGGCGCTGGACCGGCTGCGCGACGCCGTCATCGTGACCGGCATCTCGACCTTCTACGTCACCGCGCCAATAGACCGGCCCGAACAGCAGGACTACCTCAACGGCGCCGTGGCGGTGGAGTGCCCCACCGGGGCGCGCGCGCTAAAGTACGACACATTGCGCCCCATCGAGGCCGCGCTCGGGCGCGTGCGCTCGGCGGACCGCTACGCGGCGCGAACCATCGACCTTGACATCATGCTGTTCGGCGACCTGACCTCGCGGGAACCGGGCCTCGCGTTGCCGGACCCCGATTTGCGCACCCGCCCGTTTCTCCTGGCCGCCGTGGCCGAGCTCGCGCCCGGATACATCATGCCCGATACCGGCGAACCGCTGGCCGTTCTCCTGGGCAATGCCGGCCGTGCACAATTGAAACCAGCCGTCGCCTTTACACGAAGTCTACGAGAAAGGTTTGGCTTATGA
- the folB gene encoding dihydroneopterin aldolase produces MTEEPRDKIYIRDLLTRCIVGIYPEERREKQDIVLNITLHAGLSRAGQSDRIEDTVDYKAVKKQVLQLVEKSSFLLIERLAEEIARLCLAAAGVQRVTVVVDKPGALRFARSVAVEITRDRSDVSS; encoded by the coding sequence ATGACTGAAGAACCGCGCGACAAGATTTACATCCGCGACCTGCTGACGCGCTGCATCGTCGGCATCTATCCCGAAGAACGCCGGGAGAAGCAGGACATTGTCCTGAATATCACGCTGCACGCCGGTTTGTCGCGCGCCGGCCAGTCCGACCGTATCGAGGACACCGTCGACTATAAGGCCGTGAAGAAGCAAGTGCTCCAGCTTGTGGAGAAATCCTCCTTCCTGCTCATCGAGCGCCTCGCGGAAGAAATCGCGCGGCTCTGTCTCGCGGCTGCCGGTGTGCAGCGCGTCACGGTCGTGGTGGACAAGCCCGGCGCCCTGCGCTTCGCCCGCAGCGTGGCCGTTGAAATCACACGAGACCGCTCCGATGTCTCCTCTTGA